In Vibrio sp. 10N, the following proteins share a genomic window:
- a CDS encoding type II and III secretion system protein family protein, producing MVLFAAPFASAAERYITLGEGEHIKLDSPIGKVFISDPTVADYKVISDDTLVVFASKVGQSRLIVYGTTDDVLISDRIIVDLNLSEVRRQLKFHFPNTNIKVESIGSQVAVSGVVESEQERDDIYRMVATLLGREKTERWDETQKLTFKTTGGDLEEPESMIFARNMTWEGIIERIEVTTVQQVNVKISVAQVTESFSQTVGVDWASVGSSVGEFVFNQFEAADIGTLITALGNDDIAQILAEPNLTVLSGESASFLVGGEVPVVVSSNSSINITFKEFGIRLDLTAKVLNQNKIRMQLFPEVSEVEKYVKAAGIEVPQLTSRRAMTTVELADGDSFILGGLMSSADFEKMQKIPLVGDIPVLGAAFRKSVTERRRTELIIVATVNLVEPMRSTDVQLPYIRKTSTLMRWLNLADTEGYMQPSNATIRLVEQGGFIQ from the coding sequence ATGGTCTTATTTGCTGCGCCTTTTGCAAGTGCAGCAGAACGATACATTACTCTTGGTGAAGGTGAACACATCAAGCTGGATTCGCCAATAGGCAAGGTGTTTATCAGCGATCCGACGGTTGCCGACTACAAAGTGATCAGTGACGACACCTTGGTGGTGTTTGCTAGTAAAGTCGGTCAATCGCGGCTAATTGTCTATGGCACAACGGATGATGTGTTAATTTCCGATCGCATCATTGTTGATCTCAATCTATCGGAAGTACGTCGCCAACTTAAGTTTCACTTTCCAAATACCAACATAAAAGTTGAGTCGATAGGTTCACAAGTCGCTGTAAGTGGTGTGGTGGAGTCAGAGCAGGAGCGCGATGATATCTACCGCATGGTCGCGACGCTACTTGGCCGAGAAAAGACCGAGCGTTGGGATGAAACTCAAAAGCTGACGTTTAAAACGACAGGTGGTGACCTTGAAGAGCCGGAGAGCATGATTTTTGCGCGAAACATGACCTGGGAAGGCATCATCGAGCGCATTGAAGTGACAACTGTGCAGCAAGTAAATGTAAAGATTTCAGTCGCTCAAGTCACCGAGTCATTCTCGCAAACCGTCGGTGTGGACTGGGCGTCGGTCGGAAGTAGTGTTGGTGAGTTCGTATTCAACCAATTTGAAGCAGCGGATATTGGCACTTTGATTACCGCGCTAGGAAACGACGATATTGCGCAGATATTAGCAGAGCCAAACCTAACAGTATTGTCGGGTGAATCGGCCAGTTTTCTGGTTGGTGGTGAAGTGCCTGTAGTCGTTTCAAGTAACAGCAGTATTAACATAACGTTCAAAGAGTTTGGTATTCGCCTCGATTTGACGGCAAAAGTGCTCAATCAAAACAAGATCCGCATGCAGTTATTTCCAGAAGTATCTGAAGTGGAGAAGTATGTAAAAGCGGCAGGCATTGAAGTACCGCAGCTTACCTCTAGGCGAGCAATGACCACGGTTGAACTTGCCGACGGTGACAGCTTTATCTTAGGTGGCCTAATGAGCAGCGCAGATTTTGAAAAGATGCAAAAGATCCCATTGGTTGGAGATATCCCTGTCCTAGGCGCTGCGTTTCGTAAATCTGTGACAGAAAGACGACGTACTGAGCTTATCATCGTAGCGACGGTCAACCTTGTTGAGCCTATGCGTTCGACCGATGTACAACTGCCTTATATCCGTAAAACGTCGACGCTGATGCGCTGGTTAAATCTCGCGGATACAGAAGGTTACATGCAACCTTCGAACGCGACAATTCGACTGGTCGAGCAGGGAGGGTTTATCCAATGA
- a CDS encoding AAA family ATPase has protein sequence MFDLTKALSTKVKPEPKNQTGVAGCTLFYQSSECLNLVQEVFRFEGWNDPHCVRTVKGHAKLTEQHSSHIVILELNESDNVVEDAKNFASKLPTHKGVVVIGKEDAISTLRSLKEMGFYYVFWPVNKQEFADFLTHVNNNLKNFSGVSKARKAKRVAVVGAKGGVGTSFIATELSSLLSTQGTDTILVDHQYIDSDIDVLLALKEFKPRMIDEFTAPLHEMDEEGALSYLHTARKNLRLLALDGDMSQTEILNYSQSLCDLLSRNANFIIEDYSGSVSFPVEPQMLLDGFDVVVLVLDASVSAVRNAKRLIDKVENLQLTLSSRLRIITVVNYHRPEAAYVMDKSDLKRYLGQEPSLEIAFCKNLSHIIIDGKRAHKHDRHMSRSLDHLVKHINGQPISVPRLNRWLGKVGAK, from the coding sequence GTGTTTGATTTAACGAAAGCACTGAGCACCAAAGTCAAACCTGAACCGAAGAATCAAACCGGTGTCGCAGGTTGTACTTTGTTCTACCAATCAAGTGAGTGTCTGAATCTCGTTCAAGAAGTATTCCGCTTTGAAGGCTGGAATGATCCACATTGCGTTAGAACTGTTAAAGGTCATGCCAAACTGACAGAGCAGCACAGCAGCCATATCGTTATTCTCGAGTTGAACGAATCGGATAATGTCGTTGAAGATGCGAAAAACTTTGCCAGTAAGCTACCAACCCATAAAGGGGTGGTGGTTATTGGAAAAGAGGATGCCATCTCCACACTGCGTTCATTGAAAGAAATGGGCTTTTACTACGTATTTTGGCCAGTAAACAAGCAAGAGTTTGCGGACTTTTTAACGCACGTAAACAATAACCTCAAAAACTTCTCTGGGGTAAGTAAAGCGCGCAAAGCGAAACGTGTAGCAGTGGTTGGCGCTAAGGGAGGGGTAGGCACATCGTTTATTGCCACCGAACTGAGTTCGCTGCTTTCGACTCAGGGTACCGACACGATTCTCGTGGACCATCAGTATATAGACAGTGATATCGATGTTCTTCTAGCACTAAAGGAGTTTAAGCCAAGAATGATCGATGAGTTTACCGCACCACTACATGAAATGGACGAAGAAGGGGCGCTCAGTTACCTTCACACTGCTCGGAAAAACTTACGCTTGCTGGCTCTAGATGGTGATATGAGCCAAACAGAAATCTTAAATTACAGCCAAAGTTTGTGTGATTTACTGTCGCGTAATGCGAACTTCATCATCGAAGACTACTCCGGTAGTGTCAGCTTCCCAGTCGAGCCACAAATGTTACTCGATGGATTCGACGTGGTGGTCTTGGTATTGGATGCTTCTGTTTCAGCAGTGCGCAACGCTAAGCGTCTTATCGACAAGGTAGAGAACTTACAGCTAACCCTGTCATCAAGATTGCGTATCATAACCGTCGTGAACTACCATCGCCCAGAGGCCGCCTATGTGATGGACAAGAGCGATCTTAAACGCTATCTCGGCCAAGAACCGAGTTTGGAAATCGCATTCTGTAAAAACCTGTCGCACATCATCATTGACGGTAAGCGTGCCCATAAACATGACCGTCATATGAGTCGTTCACTCGATCACTTAGTGAAACATATTAACGGCCAGCCTATTTCCGTACCGCGACTTAATCGCTGGTTAGGTAAGGTAGGCGCGAAATGA
- a CDS encoding type II secretion system F family protein — MMLLISVTVFFGCILVVIAESLRAERRRQKMDSLVGIQTQSGTTKIKHFMVRFGKEHRKELEQKLIEAGYYNKEWAKYYFPLKFLILAVLLALVAFSDLSSTNKLLSALLSLVGVIVVPDLVLSLRSKMLIGRTSAKLPYLLDMMSVCVQTGMTIEASLAYLADELEMFDKDLCYQIRRTSDAARIHGLEKALNDLGQRLPTPAVRSFVLTVIQNLQYGTSVAQVMSDLAEDIRKVQILTVEEKVGKLAAKMSVPLILFIMFPIVVLILAPGIMQMSISLGS, encoded by the coding sequence ATGATGTTACTCATTTCGGTCACGGTATTCTTTGGTTGCATTCTTGTGGTCATCGCTGAATCGTTGCGAGCGGAGCGACGTCGTCAAAAAATGGACAGTTTAGTTGGTATTCAGACCCAATCCGGTACGACGAAGATCAAACACTTTATGGTTCGCTTTGGTAAAGAGCACCGAAAAGAGCTTGAACAGAAGTTAATCGAGGCGGGTTATTACAACAAAGAGTGGGCTAAATATTACTTTCCGCTCAAGTTTCTTATTTTGGCGGTACTGCTTGCTCTTGTGGCGTTTAGCGATCTTTCCAGCACCAACAAACTTCTTAGTGCGTTGCTCTCGTTAGTGGGCGTAATTGTTGTACCGGACTTAGTTCTCTCATTGCGAAGCAAAATGTTGATTGGTCGGACGTCAGCCAAATTACCTTATTTACTCGACATGATGTCAGTGTGTGTACAGACAGGCATGACGATTGAAGCCAGCTTAGCGTATTTAGCGGATGAGCTAGAGATGTTCGATAAAGATTTGTGTTACCAAATCAGACGCACGTCGGATGCGGCTCGCATCCACGGCTTAGAAAAAGCGCTCAATGATTTGGGTCAACGATTACCTACTCCTGCAGTTCGAAGTTTTGTATTAACTGTGATTCAAAACTTGCAATACGGCACCTCCGTTGCCCAAGTGATGAGTGATCTCGCGGAAGATATTCGTAAAGTGCAAATTCTAACCGTTGAAGAGAAGGTGGGTAAACTCGCCGCCAAAATGAGTGTGCCACTGATCTTATTTATTATGTTCCCCATTGTCGTGCTGATCCTTGCACCGGGGATTATGCAGATGTCGATATCGCTAGGGAGTTGA
- a CDS encoding OmpA family protein, with amino-acid sequence MKYLMSAAALSVIAMSSHASEEQFQVYCQNSAGEQQYSVSVSDVRAIAQHREGKLSIEQSGFSDEFASMLAKQSSVVFDSKDCTSVMSVIQAGTDNPVVRVNFAFDSDGLTPMARTSLNKTSAKLSEAAYDLIIEGHTDSQGSAQYNQGLGLRRALSVHDVLLFQGIERDSITVKSLGESEPLVPNNSAENRAQNRRAEIYAVSEN; translated from the coding sequence ATGAAATATTTAATGAGCGCCGCCGCGCTATCCGTTATTGCGATGAGTAGCCATGCTAGCGAAGAGCAGTTCCAGGTATATTGTCAAAATAGTGCGGGTGAACAGCAGTACTCGGTATCTGTCTCTGATGTAAGGGCTATCGCTCAGCACAGGGAAGGCAAGCTCAGTATTGAGCAGTCTGGATTTAGTGATGAGTTTGCCTCAATGTTGGCAAAGCAAAGCAGCGTGGTATTTGATAGTAAGGATTGCACGTCTGTTATGTCAGTCATTCAAGCGGGTACAGACAATCCAGTGGTGCGTGTAAACTTTGCCTTTGATAGTGACGGGTTAACTCCCATGGCGAGAACTTCGCTAAACAAAACCAGTGCCAAGCTGTCAGAGGCCGCCTATGACCTAATAATAGAAGGGCACACCGACAGCCAAGGCTCTGCGCAATACAACCAAGGGTTGGGGCTACGCCGTGCTCTATCGGTGCACGATGTTTTGCTGTTTCAAGGTATCGAGCGAGACAGTATTACTGTTAAGTCATTAGGCGAAAGCGAGCCATTGGTCCCGAATAATAGTGCTGAGAATCGCGCTCAAAATCGCCGTGCTGAGATCTATGCTGTATCGGAGAATTAA
- a CDS encoding pilus assembly protein TadG-related protein, with the protein MTVKPKKRAQSRPNLNRQSGAAAIWMGLTLVPIMGFTFWAVEGTRYVQETSRLRDAAEAAAIAVTIEDVESDSQALAKRYVENYVRDIKSSSVTTTRFVQDQDLDKDQDEYTQYTVNATTTHDSWFVSSFIPSFDDTQDLAGYSLARKYPAYLGDNNIDIAFVSDFSGSMNWCWGSTNYCSEGERKIDDLTLAISSISSRILCSKKDSDLAINGEVEQCNEEQSEQADKVKNRIAFIPYNIRTRETGSDDHVYAVSQLRYRSDIRDGGTKKPYEKVDWNKWRNYREWSIRNCADDKDDCPNETKKEHNEAKRLRDVMGLWWNGYRYHTENYNYVDFDMTIDDVMTNHFPSVTTFYRVDNNTLYSGFGSGSGSQFRNIELTNNVQNLSDVDDMWAGGSTAAFQGIIRGIQLLAKGNPNSDDEDVQEIYNKKIKMLLILSDGQESPNNGILNKLVKPGGNKKGICDKAREEIPGLYIGVIGIDDDATNSLGFQNCVADKDEDIIDVKNLDELIEKIEELIRKGSKSSGVTKLY; encoded by the coding sequence ATGACCGTTAAGCCGAAAAAAAGGGCTCAATCAAGACCTAACCTGAATAGACAATCTGGCGCAGCAGCGATTTGGATGGGGCTGACGTTGGTGCCGATCATGGGGTTTACCTTCTGGGCGGTTGAAGGGACGCGATATGTTCAAGAAACGAGTCGATTGCGTGATGCCGCTGAGGCAGCAGCAATAGCGGTGACGATTGAAGACGTTGAGAGCGATTCACAAGCATTGGCTAAGCGCTACGTGGAAAACTATGTTCGAGATATTAAGTCGAGCTCTGTAACCACGACAAGATTCGTTCAAGATCAAGACTTGGATAAGGATCAGGACGAGTATACTCAGTACACAGTCAATGCGACTACGACCCATGATTCATGGTTTGTGAGCTCTTTTATTCCCTCTTTTGATGACACTCAGGACTTAGCAGGTTATTCGTTAGCACGTAAGTATCCGGCGTATTTGGGTGATAACAATATTGATATCGCCTTTGTTTCCGATTTTTCAGGTTCAATGAATTGGTGTTGGGGGAGTACTAATTACTGCTCAGAAGGTGAAAGAAAAATTGATGATTTGACCCTGGCAATTTCATCTATTTCATCACGAATATTATGTAGTAAGAAAGACTCAGACCTCGCGATAAATGGTGAAGTTGAACAGTGCAATGAAGAACAAAGTGAACAAGCTGACAAAGTTAAAAATCGAATTGCTTTCATACCTTACAATATTCGTACTCGTGAAACAGGTAGTGATGATCATGTCTATGCGGTAAGCCAGTTGCGTTATCGCTCAGATATTAGAGATGGTGGCACTAAGAAACCCTACGAAAAAGTAGATTGGAATAAGTGGCGGAACTATCGTGAGTGGTCTATCCGAAATTGTGCTGATGATAAAGACGACTGCCCGAATGAAACAAAAAAAGAACACAACGAGGCAAAGCGCCTTAGAGATGTGATGGGTTTATGGTGGAACGGCTACCGCTATCACACTGAAAATTACAACTATGTTGACTTTGATATGACGATTGACGATGTGATGACTAACCATTTTCCTTCGGTAACAACGTTCTATCGTGTTGACAATAATACTCTCTACTCAGGATTTGGAAGTGGCTCTGGTAGCCAGTTTAGAAACATTGAACTGACAAATAATGTACAAAACCTTTCAGATGTTGACGATATGTGGGCTGGTGGTAGCACGGCTGCTTTTCAAGGCATCATTCGAGGTATTCAATTGTTGGCGAAGGGAAACCCAAACAGCGATGATGAAGATGTCCAAGAAATCTACAATAAAAAAATAAAGATGTTGCTCATACTGAGTGACGGCCAAGAAAGTCCAAACAACGGAATTTTGAACAAATTAGTTAAACCTGGCGGCAATAAAAAAGGGATTTGCGATAAAGCCAGGGAGGAGATACCGGGCCTCTATATTGGTGTTATTGGCATTGATGACGATGCCACCAACAGTTTGGGGTTTCAGAATTGTGTAGCTGATAAAGATGAAGACATTATCGACGTTAAAAACCTCGATGAACTTATAGAAAAAATAGAAGAGCTAATCCGCAAAGGCTCCAAGAGCAGCGGCGTAACCAAGTTGTACTAG
- the tadF gene encoding tight adherence pilus pseudopilin TadF, whose product MRRTNVTRFTSLRSQKGAFAIELGFVLIGLCAIYLFATDLSHKLLVRAKLDRSSFALVNVIKERSRYFEADIAGRTNLQVSQQDLADLTAVASRMLDSSVENVALQIESYVIGESVVTHRSPKFSSLGCRTDSLSNYQALVPIEKGLSYPIYRVTLCEEHHSWFEAFSSGEDADIRLTSSSIMPGR is encoded by the coding sequence ATGAGACGGACTAACGTTACTCGCTTTACTTCCCTGCGAAGTCAAAAAGGGGCTTTCGCGATTGAACTTGGGTTCGTATTGATTGGTTTATGCGCCATATATCTGTTCGCTACTGATCTCAGTCACAAGTTGCTGGTACGAGCAAAGTTGGATCGTTCAAGCTTTGCACTGGTCAACGTCATCAAAGAGCGCTCTCGCTATTTTGAGGCTGATATTGCAGGTAGAACGAATTTGCAAGTGTCACAGCAAGACTTGGCTGATTTAACTGCCGTCGCAAGTCGAATGCTGGATAGTTCCGTAGAGAATGTCGCGCTGCAAATTGAGTCTTACGTGATTGGTGAAAGCGTGGTGACGCATCGTAGTCCCAAGTTCTCGTCACTTGGATGTCGAACAGACTCGTTGAGTAACTATCAGGCATTAGTTCCCATTGAGAAGGGACTATCGTATCCGATATACCGTGTCACTCTATGCGAGGAACACCACTCTTGGTTTGAAGCATTTTCATCGGGTGAGGATGCAGACATTCGTCTGACCTCCTCGTCGATAATGCCAGGGAGGTAG
- a CDS encoding type II secretion system F family protein, translating into MLWISLILFALALLLNRSSKKSKLDQYFQVDRQDAESVSAINIRSLSQKHKLQKLRESISPTLMILGPRSTLYIALYTIGAVTASWYVLVVFLHQKNPLLISAAVAVFLVVGYRFLLSRRRSEFENSFPDALNILMSAVTAGDSLMQAISYVGETMDNAIGREFKLMADRLKMGETPETVLMRSCKNYPYPEFLFFTITLRANLSRGGQLKGVLARLIRVLVDARTLEKKKMAMTSEARISAKIVAAIPVAFTVLLNYINPGNVDFVLYDPDGRVILYYVLISEMIGLTIIWLLVRGVRA; encoded by the coding sequence ATGCTTTGGATTTCACTTATTTTGTTCGCCCTAGCATTACTGCTCAATCGAAGCAGTAAAAAAAGCAAGCTGGATCAGTACTTTCAGGTTGATCGTCAGGACGCTGAGAGTGTTAGTGCGATCAATATTCGCTCATTGTCTCAAAAACACAAATTGCAAAAGCTAAGAGAGTCGATTTCACCAACCTTGATGATCTTAGGACCACGTTCGACGCTTTATATCGCCCTCTACACAATTGGCGCGGTGACCGCATCTTGGTATGTATTGGTGGTGTTTTTGCATCAAAAGAATCCGTTGCTTATTAGCGCAGCGGTAGCGGTATTTTTGGTGGTTGGCTATCGTTTCTTACTTTCACGCCGCCGTTCAGAATTTGAAAACAGCTTCCCAGATGCTCTCAATATATTGATGAGTGCTGTCACCGCTGGTGACAGCTTGATGCAAGCGATTAGCTATGTAGGCGAGACTATGGATAACGCTATTGGTCGAGAGTTTAAGTTGATGGCTGACCGCCTCAAAATGGGTGAAACGCCGGAAACCGTATTGATGCGATCTTGCAAAAATTATCCGTACCCAGAGTTCTTGTTTTTTACCATTACTTTGCGAGCCAACCTTTCACGTGGTGGCCAACTTAAAGGGGTATTAGCTAGGCTTATTCGCGTACTGGTGGATGCTCGAACGCTTGAAAAGAAAAAAATGGCAATGACTTCGGAAGCTAGGATTTCAGCCAAGATTGTAGCGGCCATTCCCGTGGCCTTTACGGTGCTGCTCAATTACATCAACCCAGGCAACGTTGATTTTGTTCTCTATGACCCAGATGGACGAGTGATTCTTTATTACGTCCTGATCAGTGAAATGATTGGATTAACCATTATCTGGCTGCTAGTGCGGGGGGTTAGGGCATGA
- a CDS encoding CpaF family protein, with protein MSSNKEMYLAFRGQIFEALDPEAVQKMSRKELESQIQSAVDLLATGYQRPITSMMKTGLVKSLIDELFGLGPLQPLVEDQSITDIMVNGPNNIFYERHGKVHKSDLTFVNEEQLLAIAKRIASRVGRRVDELSPTVDARLEDGSRVNIVIPPIALDGTSVSIRKFREQNIGFEDLIEFGSMSMDMARVLMIASRCRMNVLISGGTGSGKTTLLNALSQYIAEDERIVTIEDAAELRLQQPNLVRLETRTSSIEQTGEVTQRDLVINALRMRPDRIILGECRGAEAFEMLQAMNTGHDGSMSTLHANTPRDAIARVESMVMMANLNQPLEAIRRTIVSAVQLVVQVNRLRDGSRKITSISEIVGLEGDSVVMEEIYRFRYDDSEYGEAVKGEYVTNGIMQRSELVKKAQFFGLYKDLMASFTGR; from the coding sequence ATGAGTTCCAACAAAGAGATGTATCTCGCCTTCCGCGGGCAGATTTTTGAAGCACTGGATCCGGAAGCGGTTCAAAAGATGAGCCGCAAAGAGCTTGAGTCACAGATTCAAAGCGCCGTTGATTTGCTGGCGACGGGCTACCAGCGACCGATCACCTCAATGATGAAAACGGGTCTCGTCAAAAGTTTAATTGATGAGCTGTTTGGCCTTGGGCCTTTGCAACCATTGGTAGAAGACCAGTCGATCACCGATATCATGGTGAACGGGCCTAACAACATCTTTTATGAACGTCACGGTAAAGTACATAAATCGGATCTGACCTTTGTAAACGAGGAGCAGTTGCTTGCGATTGCAAAACGTATTGCCTCACGTGTTGGTCGTCGTGTTGACGAACTCTCTCCAACGGTAGATGCACGTTTAGAAGATGGTAGCCGTGTCAACATCGTCATACCGCCAATTGCCTTGGATGGCACCTCTGTCTCGATTCGTAAGTTCCGAGAGCAGAATATCGGGTTTGAAGATTTAATAGAGTTTGGCTCCATGTCGATGGATATGGCGAGAGTGCTAATGATCGCCTCTCGTTGCCGTATGAATGTACTTATCTCAGGCGGTACCGGTTCGGGTAAAACGACACTACTGAATGCGTTGTCACAGTATATTGCTGAAGACGAACGTATTGTTACCATAGAAGATGCCGCGGAACTTCGGCTCCAGCAACCTAACTTGGTGAGGTTAGAAACGCGCACCTCTAGTATCGAACAGACAGGTGAAGTGACTCAGCGAGATTTGGTAATTAACGCCCTGCGTATGCGTCCGGATCGCATCATTCTTGGCGAGTGTCGTGGTGCAGAAGCGTTCGAGATGCTTCAGGCAATGAACACGGGCCACGATGGCTCCATGTCTACGTTGCACGCCAACACCCCACGAGATGCTATTGCCCGTGTGGAATCGATGGTGATGATGGCGAACCTAAATCAGCCTTTAGAAGCCATTCGTCGGACGATTGTGAGTGCTGTGCAATTGGTGGTTCAGGTAAATCGCCTCCGAGATGGTAGCCGAAAAATTACCAGTATTTCGGAGATTGTCGGTTTGGAAGGTGACAGCGTGGTGATGGAAGAAATATATCGCTTTCGCTATGACGACAGTGAATATGGTGAAGCGGTTAAAGGTGAGTATGTGACCAACGGCATCATGCAGCGCTCTGAGCTTGTGAAAAAGGCACAATTCTTTGGATTATACAAAGACTTGATGGCGTCGTTTACGGGGCGCTAA
- a CDS encoding TadE/TadG family type IV pilus assembly protein, translating into MVGFRKQRGATAVEFSLGAIVLMFSTFAIFEVCYRIYVINMTEYALRETIRNTKIYQGSGVHEQYETRFQTLIANQDNLWSFIIDDDKFSIDGKYFPSYSDFVNNVGYSKQDLTFNYDLAEITVTYEYTPIIPVFGAKQIDISRTMVLNLEHEGWEDETD; encoded by the coding sequence ATGGTTGGATTTAGGAAACAGCGTGGTGCGACTGCCGTTGAATTTTCCTTGGGTGCAATTGTGCTGATGTTTTCGACGTTTGCGATCTTTGAAGTTTGCTACCGCATTTACGTGATAAACATGACCGAGTATGCGCTGCGTGAAACGATACGTAATACCAAGATCTATCAAGGTAGTGGTGTACACGAGCAGTACGAGACGCGGTTTCAAACCTTGATTGCCAATCAGGATAACCTTTGGAGCTTTATTATTGATGACGATAAGTTCTCGATTGATGGCAAGTATTTCCCCAGCTACTCAGACTTTGTCAATAACGTTGGTTATTCAAAGCAAGATCTCACGTTTAACTACGATCTAGCAGAAATCACCGTTACCTATGAGTACACACCGATTATCCCAGTTTTCGGTGCTAAGCAAATCGATATTTCACGCACCATGGTTTTGAACCTAGAACACGAGGGATGGGAAGATGAGACGGACTAA
- a CDS encoding tetratricopeptide repeat protein has translation MTLALVGCQSSADLVQSEAATVAGMEKVDNYDGLINHYKTKLEAGDNSVSTVEKLAWAYFNKGDIESASFYVDHLIEQGAQSASLYQLRGQVLVAQDKVTEAIEAYSASLKAGNTSGKIHVLLGVAYSKENDFDNAKAQFNQARLKGYDDVAVKNNIAMLYIAQQDYKRAIQTLAPIIADAPENKVVRANLAIALIKADQIDAAKKLLSDEYSYAELTLIAQQLNGEES, from the coding sequence ATGACTCTCGCCCTTGTTGGTTGCCAATCTTCAGCTGATCTTGTTCAAAGTGAAGCGGCCACCGTCGCGGGTATGGAGAAAGTAGATAACTATGACGGTTTGATTAACCACTATAAGACCAAGCTCGAAGCTGGGGACAATTCTGTCTCGACAGTAGAAAAATTGGCGTGGGCATACTTTAATAAAGGCGATATCGAATCGGCGAGCTTTTATGTTGACCATTTGATAGAGCAAGGCGCTCAGTCCGCAAGCTTGTATCAGTTGCGTGGACAGGTTTTGGTTGCTCAAGACAAGGTTACAGAGGCGATTGAAGCCTATTCGGCGTCGCTTAAAGCGGGAAATACCTCCGGAAAAATTCATGTGCTGCTTGGGGTGGCGTACAGCAAAGAGAATGACTTTGATAACGCGAAAGCGCAGTTCAACCAAGCGAGGCTTAAAGGCTATGACGATGTCGCAGTCAAAAATAACATCGCCATGCTTTACATCGCACAGCAAGATTACAAACGCGCTATCCAAACTCTCGCACCAATCATTGCTGACGCACCTGAGAATAAGGTCGTGCGAGCCAATCTCGCTATCGCACTTATCAAGGCAGACCAAATTGATGCGGCCAAAAAGCTGTTGAGTGATGAATACAGTTACGCGGAGCTCACACTGATCGCCCAGCAGCTTAACGGCGAAGAGAGCTGA